Proteins encoded together in one Porites lutea chromosome 2, jaPorLute2.1, whole genome shotgun sequence window:
- the LOC140925806 gene encoding uncharacterized protein → MVEAEAIVNCRPLTADTINSPQLPQPLTPNHLLTMKSKVIMPPPGNFQRADLYSRRRWRRVQYLANEFWIQWKKDYLQSLQPRQEWSATRRSLQVNDIVVVKDDHSPRNAWKAGIVEETYPDKDGLVRKVRLRIADDTLDKNGRATAPASFLDRPVQQLVLLLKNEEYEDRGIPT, encoded by the coding sequence ATGGTGGAAGCCGAAGCTATAGTTAATTGTCGTCCACTGACTGCGGACACAATAAATTCTCCACAGTTGCCTCAGCCTCTCACGCCAAACCACCTGCTTACGATGAAGTCAAAGGTCATCATGCCCCCACCTGGAAACTTCCAACGCGCCGACCTGTATTCGAGAAGGCGATGGCGAAGGGTGCAATACCTAGCGAATGAGTTCTGGATACAGTGGAAAAAGGATTACTTGCAGTCTCTGCAGCCGAGACAGGAATGGTCTGCGACAAGACGAAGTCTTCAGGTGAACGATATCGTCGTCGTTAAGGATGATCACTCGCCCAGAAACGCATGGAAGGCCGGGATCGTAGAGGAGACGTACCCTGACAAGGATGGTCTAGTCCGGAAGGTTCGGTTGAGAATTGCTGATGACACCTTGGACAAGAACGGTCGAGCCACCGCACCAGCATCATTCCTGGACAGACCAGTCCAGCAACTGGTCCTGCTGCTGAAGAATGAAGAGTATGAAGACCGGGGAATCCCCACCTGA